The Notolabrus celidotus isolate fNotCel1 chromosome 19, fNotCel1.pri, whole genome shotgun sequence DNA window GAAAAAGTTAGCTTTTCCATCACATATATATTGTGTATTACCTCAACCCAGTCCTCAACCTTGGGTGCCTCATTCGTCCTCCATTTTCTAGTAATTGCTTTTTTGCTTGCAATCAGCATTATTCTATAAATATATCTATCCCCAAATCCTGTAAAGTTGATGTCCAATTTCCCCAGGTATAATACCTCACATGTATGCGGAAGGTTCTAacagcatttcatttttatttcaatgcaacatcaaatagggcactatttctaaattgagcatattcattcataaaatatattatttgcaaaactGCTTGGACCACACGGCCTCCGTCTGTTGACGTCAAAAGCGCGTCCAGGAGGATAACAATGGacaggtggttgaaatgcttcttgtttgacagaaataaattggtgtgctccttgggccatcaaaggtactagctgcctcaatctttatttctgaaaaatattgcaccACAAAAGTATAGAATTTGTATcatgtttcatttcaatgttgttatgacactgtaaaaccacatgcatacatttattcatgttatttccCATACtatttcctgatttttttttctcagccatacaagggggtacttggctgaaattgtttttgaaaaggggtacacaagccaaaaaagtttgagaacccctggtctaataAAGcgtttagaccaggggttccaaagtgtgggtctAGACCCCCCTGGGGGTCGCGAGAAACAAATAGGGGGTCGTGacatgtcttccagaatgtattttttagtaatctaaaattgtctgttttacccattattgtaaaaatattaacTAATAAATAGTAgtcacatttgaaataaaaccttgcaaatacatatttttcattagttttctgctttattttgttgccagatgactcctaacgttagggttagctaacaacTAGCTagcaaaagcatcagtagcagcaagttATTTTATAAAAGCACAGGAAACTCAGTCACACGTGCATGTAGGTAGGCTCatgttctgcagaccagctacattAAGTATTAAGGattaacatttaatcacttagagggacagtgggggttgcaggctgaaaagtttgggaacccctgatctagaccaTCGGCATTAATTCTGTTCATGGTAAcatttaatgccttaaacctcTTCAACATGGTGGGTGTCATATGACAATTCATTTtacactgcagaaacagcccTGAGAATGTGGAAGAGAAAAAGCTGCTGCCTTGTTTCCATAACCCATCTACTGGTTAAACATAGCTTCTTCATGGCGATTTGAATTGGCTCATCTGGTGATCTTATGACTGATTTGCATAGGCATCCATGCAAAACCACCCACACTTCCACCTATCAAGCAGTCTCGCTACATCTTATTCTGTTGTGGTTTTGCTTCCATGTTGCAGGGTCAAGATGCCAAAGATTAGAGCCACACATCCCAACTGCTCTGTTAGcagtgtttttccgcctctgcatctaTCTGCATCCCTCCTCTGACAACATTCATCAACATTTaggcagccaatcagcgtgGCACGTCATTTTCACATGGCTGAATTGGGGCTGTGTGTtaaatagacacacacataccaagACCCATTCCTTTAAAGGCCCTTGAATGTAATCAAATCCAAATTGTATTGTGGTACACTTTGTGGTACTGCAAAACATTGTATTGTTGTGTAAAACATTGATCGAATATTGTATCATAATGAAACTTATGCTTTGTTAAAGTGTTGTCTAAAAGAAAGTGCTTGAGTAAATCAGGCTGGGCTTTGTGACAAGTCTCACAAGAGATGTTTAACACCACTGGTCGAGAGAATACTTGTATCAAAAGAAAGATGAATCCAGATAGCATACTTTGTTGTTGTATAAGTAGGGCGTGCGTCATATAGAGGCAAACAAAACAAGTCTAGCTTTGAATCATTTAGACAAACATTATGAAACACTGGCATCAAACAACGTGTGATATAACAACTcatttgttgtatgtatgtatatggtGATCAAATACATCTTTCTTACCCTGTCCTCTTTCCGCCACAGTTCCTGGATATTCACTGTAACCACTGTGCCTTGGTCTCCAGCTCTGGTCACTTGCTTGGAGCTGGCGCTGGAGAAGAGATAGACAAGACTGGATGTGTGTTACGGATGAACAATGCACCAACACTGGGGTTTGAGAGAGACGTGGGGAGCCGCACCACTGTCCGGGTTGTGTCTCACACCAGCGTACCCCGGCTGGTTAAAAACGAGAGCTACTATTTCGGGCAGTCAGTGAACACCACGTATGTGTTCTGGGGTCCTGAGAGGAACATGAGGCAAGACGGGAAGGGACTGATCTACGATGCGCTCATGAAAACAGCAAAGAGATATCCAAGCACCTCAATGTATGCCGTGACCAGAGAGAAGGTTGAGTCCTGTGATAATGTCTTTGAGAATGAAACTGGGaaaaacaggtaaaaaaaaaagtcatcaatCCAAACACTAACAATGCAGAACATGCTAAATGACTCAATGTAAAGGGGTCATTTACGATGAAGTGTACTCTATAGCTGATTCCagttgaaggcttttattttgaaaaggtgCAGATACATTTCTTAAGAACAGACCTAAGTAAGTTTGGTGTCTCTCTTCTCAGGATTAAAACAGGGACGTATCTCAGCACTGGATTCTTCACAATGATTCTGGCCATAGAAATGTGCGACAGCATCCAGGTTTATGGAATGATCGATGATAACTTCTGCAGGTGAGACTCAATTTTGAAACCAAAGATTTGTATGTGAGAAGTGGACGGAGCCACAGTTACAGCAGCTTTTGATGTATGGACTTCTATTTGGAAGCCTTGGGTTTGGCATTACAACAGTCTACATATTGTTCTTTGGTGTCTCTATCCAGTTAGGGGGCCACCTGATAATTAAAGATAACAcccagctgtgttgaatacttgattctgatgggTCGAAACCCTGTAACAATGGTGATTCTACGTCCACTTCTGTATCCTAACCTTGTGTTTTGCTCCTCCAAATAGACGAGCCATCCACAGTCCCGTTCCTTACCACTATTACGAGAAGGTCTGGCTGGATGAGTGTAAGATGTACAATTTCCACGAGCACCGCCGGCGTGGGGGTCATCGATTCATCACCGAGAAGGCCATCTATGCCAAGTGGGCTACTCAGCACAAGATCGAGTTCAAACACCCGTCATGGAGCCcgtagaggaggaagagttaTTTTAAACTCTTCTTCTGACAGTGGGATTCTCCTGAGCTGGCCTTTGTTCCTCTTTGTTAAGGTTAAAGTGTTGCCTGAGCTGGAACTCTGTCATTTACATTTCAGCAGTTTCATATGAAAGAGGAAGACAAGTTTAATTCTGGCTTATAGTGGAGGAAATAATCTGCAACcaaaagtataaaaaatgttacaaatttaGCAGCAGTCAGCTGTTAAAAAGTAGTGAGTGCCACTTACAGTATTAGTACATGTCTGTTATGTGAAGCCATATATCAGTGTAGATGCTGAATATTACGCCTCTAAACTAGCAACCAAAACCTGTTTAAACCAAAGCTTAcagattttcattttatttacctGTGCCTTGATGTTCAGACTGATTCCGCACAATTTTATATTTACTGCTGCAGCTACATTAGCACTTTTACTTTATGATTCAAGAGGTGTTACGTTACTGGCTGTAATAATGAATTATTTGCATTGACAATTATTTTGCAATTAATTTTCTAATCTACGTTTTAACAAACACTAAACAGTTTTAAACAGAAATCTCAATCATAGTTTACCAGGACTGAAAAGTGAAACAGTGTTTGCATTTTTGCCTCAAGAATAAGAATTGATTGCAGAAATATTACAGGATTAATTTTCTGTTGATCAACTGGTTGATAAACTGAGTGCTTTTAGCCGCCTTGTTTTTATATGCTAGACATGCCTCAGTGCTTTCGCCAGTAAAGCACAGTACTCTGCCTTAAGACAGGACAGGTAACTTTTTAAAGAGGTGGTATTAtgcttttttcatatttcatttttttttttttaaaaaggaattgAAATGTATGATATCAAAACTAAGCAAAGTTTCAAATAACAATGTAAAAGCATGTTGAAGTAAGCCCAGGATGAGACTGCATGCTTCTCTCAATGTCTTGTTCTAAAAGTCACGTGAGAGTTCAGCGAGATCAACATGAGATTTGCTCAAACTGTGACATCACCTGTTGGTGAATATTGTTAAAAGTCGACATTTgccattttaaaaagagaagctTTTGTTTCATGGTGCAACAATGGAGGAGGCTTCTAGAAAGCTGGGATGTGGAATGTTcttgggtgggtgggggggtcATTTAAAGCTTCTACAAAGCTGTTAAAGGGAGAATATAAGGCCTAGAAAAAACATGATACCCCTCTTTAAGAAATGTCCTGTCGTCTGATTCATGATGTCTGTCATGTAGTGATGCTTAAAGCTAAGGAAATCATCCAAAAACCGTGTTCTATTTTTAAATCCCAAAAATCATGAAATTGAGTTAAATATTGTTAGAGTTGTTTCCCTTATTGTTCTGGCCTAGAAGCTGCTGACCTAAACTCTAGAGGTTCATTCTCATAGACCAGACTCTAAAGGTTGTAAACTACCGttacccttttttctttttcaaactgtACCCCATTTTTTCCTTCCCCTGACTGCAACAAGCTACAGTGTTGAAGTGTTTGACATAGCAGTGCCTAGTGAGCTTTAATTGCCTTGAAATGTCCTGTGCGCTCATGTAAATGTGATGCTGCTGTTGTTCCACATGTGGAATCAGGTGAGACATGAGTGACGGAACATGCAGCATGTCTTGATGTCACTTGTAGGCTTACACTCATTCTGACAGGTTTCCCACCATTTCTCCTTTAAGCGCCACAGACGGCGTTCAGTCCAGGCACTGTGTATTTGACACACAATGTTAAATACAGcttacccttttttattttactgcctagaaacattaaaaaacattgtgCTGCCTTTTTAGCTGTACAATGCTTTTCCAAACACTGGAACAGTATTTGCACTACTGAGCTAACTACTGTGTCAAAGTGTTCATCATGCATTGAGTGATCAAATGATGTTGTTGATGACCTTTTTGGTATCTATTATCAGTGTAATTATGTAGTGAACTGTGCAAGCTGAAAACTTGAATGTAAACTTGAAGCACTGCTTGTTGGTGTCACTGAGAATAAACCTGCTGTCGAGTACAGTTTTCTTTAGTGTATGAGTTTGGCTGGAAACACATTATCTATGGACTCGGTCTCTGTTAGACAACTTCAACAAATTCAGTTAAAGATGCCCAAAATTGTATTCACCTCGAAATCCAATTATTGAAGTTGCAAATAGTGATATTATGAAATAATTTGATTGCTGTATTGACCATTGAAGAATTTGCTGTCATAACATTTTAGGTTAGCTTGGTTGGACTGTTAAATCTCCTGAAATAGATGACCTACACCTAAAATACTTCTTATATTTTACATCTTTTATAAGCACTCTGGAAACCTCTGGAGTTTCAAATAATTCTAACAAGCAGCCTGCATTCTTAACCTAGTGTGACAGTTGACATTGtggactgtacctttaagacatACTGTGCTGCTAAGTCACTAGATGGCgctgttgtttttgtccctggAGTCAGCCTGTGCAGCGCTCTTGCTGTGGATGTAACCTGTATCCAAGCTCCTGTTTCTTTTGCCTCCAAACTCAACAGTAACATTAaggtttgtgttgtttgaaaGTGGTCTTGTgattttgaaatgtgtgtgcCTGAATACAATTATTTAGGTGATTTTAGCTTGGTGAAGgaactttttatttcacccaAGCAAATGTAATAATGACGAGTGATGAcctttaaagacaacaaagtgAGAATTTCgttagaaaacacaacttacatTTGTACCGGCAGGAGTTTAACAAAGCGATAACAGGCATCCCTTTGTCCACAGGTGGCGCCAAAAGTTCTgcactggagctttaagattCCATCTGCGATACAtttgatgaaaaacagaagaaaattaATCTAATTTCATCTGCTCTGGATAAGTAACAGTCCTGATATGAAAACTCTCTCTACTCTCTCTGTGTACAGAAGATATCAACAAATAGGCTTATTATGTTATTTcctatcataacataataagaataagaatacttcattaaaatacaataaatgaaatagataataataataataacttttatttatatggcgcccctaaaacaaagtttacaaagtgcttaaacAGACAAACCATGGCGGAGACTTAGgaggaagacaaaataaataagttgaaaattaatacattatattCCCTGTGAtatattcaagattcaagatttaagaaagctttattgccaagtgagctcgcacacacgcggaatttgacgtggtgaatggaacactggtacttaacaacaagacagtaaggacacaacaagacagtaaggacacaacaagacagtaagggcgataaatatataaacctaaacacaaatccaaaagttctaaataaaaataaaaacattatctGTGCAAAGAAAGGTAtataagtacttttaaagacatgaaatgagttaaattagcctaaaccagagtgcacatgtagtagatgaatataatccTCATCTCATCTTGTATTGactctctgactgctgatgacatataaataatatatatatatatatatatactaccgttcaaaagtttggggtcacccagaatttttttgtttttcatgaaaacttacacttttatttatcaaatgagttacaaaatgaatagaaaatatagtcaagacattgggaatgttagaaataatgatttttagttgaaataataattttgtccttcaaactttgctttcatcaaagaatgctccctttgcagcaactacagcattgcagacctttggcattctagctgttaagttgttgagggaatctgaagaaatttcaccccacgcttcctgaagcccctcccacaagttggattggcttgatgaacacttcttgcgtaccatacggtcaagctgctcccacaacagctcaatggggttgagatctggtgactgcgctgtccactccattaaaagacagaataccagctgcctgcttcttccctaaatagttcttgcataatttggaggtgtgctttgggtcattgtcctgttgtaggaggaaattggctccaatcaagcgctgtccacagggtatgacatggcgttgcaaaattgagtgatagccttcattattcaaaatcccttttatcttgtacaaatctcccactttaccagcaccaaagcagccccagaccatcacattacctccactatgcttaacagatggcgtcaggcactcttccagcatcttttcacttgttctgcatctcactaatcttcttctgtgtgatccaaacacctgaaacttcgattcgtctgtccataacacttttttccaatcttcctctgtccaatgtctgtgttcttttgcccatattaatcttttccttttattggtcagtctcagatatggctttttcttttccactctgcctagaatgccagcatcccggagtctcctcttcactgtagacgttgacactggcgttttgcgggtaccatttaatgaagctgccagttcaggacctgtgaggcgtctatttctcaaactagagactctactgtacttgtcttcttgttcagttgtgcaccggggcctctcacttctctttctactctggttagagcctgtttgtgctgttctctgaagggggaagtacacatcgttgtaggaaatgttcagtttcttggaaatttctcgcatggaatagccttcatttctaagaacaagaatagactgtggagtttcatatgaaagttctatttttctggccattttgagagtataatcgaacccacaaatgtgatgctccagatactcgactagctcaaagaaaggccagttttacagcttctttaaccagcaaaacctttttcagctgtgctaacgtaactgcacaagggttttcaagatgtttctaattaTTCATTAGCTTTCTAAAGCGATTagtaaacacaatgtaccattagaacactggagtgatggttgctggaaatgagcctctatacacctttgtagatattccattaaataccagacgtttgcagctagaatagtcatttaccacattaacaatatatagagtgtatttctgattcatttaatgttatcttcattgaaaaaaacagtacttttctttcaaaaataaggaaatttctaagtgaccccaaacttttgaacggtagtgtatatgtatatatatatatatatatatatgtatgtgtatatgtgtgtatacataTGTGTtcttatgtatgtgtatgtgaatgtgtatgtacatatggatatgtattacatttttatactccatattttatactagCTCCTTAAAAGAATTCTGCTGGCAATCACCAGGAAGAATCCCAAgcactctctctgttcttgtctaaaaatgttgtattgtctgtgtgtctgtgaagcggaaggcaattttccacattgtggacAAATAAAAGTTCTAAGTCTAAATcataatgcatattacattatattatataattatcttgctatatcatattatgttatattacattattattgtttactacaacttacaGTCATATTATtaacacatatttatttattatatattatattatatttatatatttatattgcttaatctgtcattaccaaccataatcacaccatgtcaacctgtcactactgaaacatttttaatactgcctgtaattactgctatttaattaatttgtaacatttgtattgaTCTGAATTCcaat harbors:
- the st6galnac4 gene encoding alpha-N-acetyl-neuraminyl-2,3-beta-galactosyl-1,3-N-acetyl-galactosaminide alpha-2,6-sialyltransferase, producing MKPLTFRWLCVLSLSLPLLVWFGHVITRDGPPTPAEKGSTLRGYMRISPRGMDQFLDIHCNHCALVSSSGHLLGAGAGEEIDKTGCVLRMNNAPTLGFERDVGSRTTVRVVSHTSVPRLVKNESYYFGQSVNTTYVFWGPERNMRQDGKGLIYDALMKTAKRYPSTSMYAVTREKVESCDNVFENETGKNRIKTGTYLSTGFFTMILAIEMCDSIQVYGMIDDNFCRRAIHSPVPYHYYEKVWLDECKMYNFHEHRRRGGHRFITEKAIYAKWATQHKIEFKHPSWSP